The genomic window TCAGAGTATGCATAGTTGTCCTCACCGTCCGAGTCGGCAACGGCGAAGTGTGTGAACACGCCCTCCAAGGCTATATTCTCAAGCCCACTTATCTTTTCTATCTCGTCAGCACATTCGCTCACACTGCCACGAACGCCTATCCTTGTCATGCCGGTGTCTATGGCACAGTGGCACCTTATCTTTTTGCCGCCGGACTTTTCATCAAGTGCCCTGGCGTAGGAGTATTCGGTGAGCGCCTGTATTATATCGTACTTTGCAAGGTTCTTGGCTTCGTCGGGGCAGGTGTAGCCGAGAATGAGTATATCACCCTTTATGCCGCAGTCACGCAGCCTTATCGCCTCGGTGATGTTTGACACGGCAAAGTATCTTATCCCGTGCTTTTGCTGTAGGTAGGGAACTATCGCCCTGTCACAGTGGCCGTAGCATGAAGCCTTCACGACACACATCAGCTCTGTGCCTTCTTTTAAGTATGTCCGGTAGTTTTCTAAGTTGCGGCTCACAGCATCAAGGTCGATGACTGCTTCGCAGCGTTTTAAATAATCCATTTTGCTTTCACTCTTTTCGATTTATTTTAGGCAATACCGCACAAAGACCGCCTGAAGGCTTTGTACGCAACTTACTTGCATCTTTTCCGTCATATTACACATTTTTTCCTTGAAATACGGTAGTATTCCTTCGGAAAATCTGTGCAATCTGACGAAAAAGCTGACTGCGCAATTTGCGCACAATCTTCGTGCGGTGTTGCCTTTATTGCCGCAAATATCTGCGGCAAAAAAGTGCTTTTTTGGGAGATTTGCTATTGAAATGAATAAAAAAATGTGATATAATAACATTGTATGCAGTTTTTGTGCTTGTCGCTGGAGGTGTATCTAAGATGAATGATGTTTTTCCGACACTCACTCTTTCAGACCTCGATATCAGCAGGACCTGCTGCTTTTCCGGACACCGCAGCATCAAGCTGCCCGGCGAGGGCGACAGGGACAATGCAGGCATGAAGCGCCTTGAAAGCACCCTTGAAATGGAGATATACAAGCTCATTCAGGAAAAGGGCATCAGGTATTTCATATCCGGCATGGCGAACGGTGTTGACCTTATCTGCGCCGAAGCCGTGGTAAGGCTCGCAAGCACCTCCTGCCCGGGGGCAAAGCTCATCTGCGCTATACCTTATCTCGGCCAGATGTCTGAGATGCGCAGCCCGAGAGATAAATATATCTATTCCATGATAGAGCAGAGCAGCTACAGGTCGGTCATCCTTGCCGAAGGCTATCACAAGGAATGCTACAAGGAACGCAACAGGTTCATGGTGGATAACTCCTCCTGCCTGCTCGCAGTATATAAGCCCTCATTAAAGGGCTCAGGCACTTTTCAGACTATGAATTATGCAAAGACTCAGGGGCTCGATATCCGGGCCATAGACCTTGACAAGAACCCGCAGTTTTATTCATGATTATATTTTACAACTTTTTTCATAAAATTTCAAGCCTTGAACGGTCTGTTTGAAATTTTTTTTACTGATACCGCCAGAAAGGGGAATACTATATAAAATGTCCAAAAAAACAACCAAGAAGAAAAAGAAAAGATCTCAGGCGCCGATAGCGCTGGTATACTTTGCAGCACTTTGTGCCTGCCTTGTAGTTGTGGG from Ruminococcus sp. NK3A76 includes these protein-coding regions:
- a CDS encoding SLOG family protein encodes the protein MNDVFPTLTLSDLDISRTCCFSGHRSIKLPGEGDRDNAGMKRLESTLEMEIYKLIQEKGIRYFISGMANGVDLICAEAVVRLASTSCPGAKLICAIPYLGQMSEMRSPRDKYIYSMIEQSSYRSVILAEGYHKECYKERNRFMVDNSSCLLAVYKPSLKGSGTFQTMNYAKTQGLDIRAIDLDKNPQFYS